The Amaranthus tricolor cultivar Red isolate AtriRed21 chromosome 6, ASM2621246v1, whole genome shotgun sequence genome has a segment encoding these proteins:
- the LOC130815593 gene encoding uncharacterized protein LOC130815593 encodes MVVPAPGTNDDVSEERKDEPVNSDKSITAGRTYTPPVPFPSRLAQAKLEQKYGKFLQVLSKLQLNIPFLEAIKEMPSYAKFLKDIISNKRKLEESVVETMNGQCSAILGCKVPKKQADPSSFTIPLKLGKDVSAVALADLGASVSVMPLTLCKKINGEMKATRMSIQLADRSVRYPVGILEDFPVQVGNYFVPCDFVIMDMEEDARIPVILGRDFLRTTAANFDVKNGKLSLEILGEQLHFHLPSSMAHSAIGETVYRVDAIVDATTERECTPSIVDPLYAAIEGNYEKDRADVIEMVQVLDVAPTFVPTKAKFEDTPPWKVSTIEERKECTTPPQVELKPLLPSLKYVFLEDNDTYPVIVNAELNGTQIERLLTVLKKYKSVIGYTIDDIKGINPSFCTHEMWSL; translated from the coding sequence ATGGTTGTTCCAGCTCCAGGTACTAATGATGATGTTTCTGAAGAAAGGAAAGATGAGCCAGTCAATTCAGACAAGTCCATAACCGCCGGTCGAACTTACACACCACCAGTGCCATTTCCGTCTAGATTGGCACAGGCGAAGCTTGAGcaaaaatatggaaaatttcTTCAAGTATTGAGCAAGTTACAGCTCAACATCCCCTTCTTAGAAGCCATTAAGGAAATGCCCTCTTATGCTAAATTCCTCAAGGACATCATTTCCAACAAACGCAAGCTAGAGGAGAGTGTGGTGGAAACTATGAATGGGCAATGTAGTGCTATTTTGGGATGCAAGGTTCCTAAGAAACAAGCTGATCCTAGTAGTTTTACTATCCCGCTAAAGTTGGGGAAAGATGTGTCTGCTGTAGCCCTTGCTGATTTAGGGGCTAGTGTGAGTGTGATGCCATTAACATTATGCAAAAAGATCAATGGCGAGATGAAAGCAACTCGGATGTCTATACAATTAGCCGATCGATCTGTGAGATACCCGGTTGGCATTCTTGAGGATTTCCCCGTCCAAGTTGGTAATTACTTTGTACCCTGCGATTTCGTCATTATGGATATGGAAGAGGATGCTCGCATTCCGGTGATTTTGGGTCGTGATTTTTTAAGGACTACAGCAGCCAATTTTGATGTGAAGAATGGGAAGTTATCACTTGAAATTTTGGGAGAACAGCTGCATTTCCATCTCCCTTCATCCATGGCACATTCTGCCATTGGGGAGACTGTTTATCGGGTGGATGCGATAGTTGATGCTACTACAGAGAGGGAGTGCACACCCTCCATTGTTGATCCACTTTATGCAGCTATTGAAGGCAACTACGAGAAGGATAGGGCCGATGTGATTGAGATGGTCCAAGTTTTAGATGTTGCACCTACATTTGTTCCTACAAAAGCTAAGTTTGAGGACACCCCACCTTGGAAGGTGTCCACCATTGAGGAACGAAAGGAGTGTACTACGCCTCCTCAGGTAGAATTAAAACCCCTCCTTCCTTCTTTGAAGTATGTCTTTCTAGAGGATAATGACACTTACCCTGTTATTGTCAATGCTGAACTCAACGGCACTCAAATTGAGCGATTGCTCACAGTTCTGAAAAAGTATAAGAGTGTTATTGGGTACACTATTGATGACATCAAGGGTATTAATCCCTCATTCTGCACTCATGAGATGTGGTCCCTCTAG